CCGGTTTCCCAGCTCATGAGCAAGGAAAAGTTTGCCGAACTCGCCAAGCGCACTGCTGGCGCTGGTGGCGAAATCGTGAACCTCCTCGGTCGCGGCTCCGCTTTCTACAGCCCGGCAACCTCTGCCGTGCACATGGCCGAAGCCTACCTCCTCGACAAGAAGAATGTGTTCTCCTGCGCTGCCATGCTGAACGGCGAATACGGCGTGAAGGGCCTCTACTGCGGCGTGCCGGTCGTGGTTGGCGCGAACGGTGTCGAGAAGATCATCGAAGTCACTATGAACGACGAAGAGAAGGCCGCCTTCGCGAAGTCCGTCGAGGCTTGCAAGAAGAACGCCGAATGGGTCGACGCTCATACGTAATAAAGAATGCCATCCCCGCCCCGCATCAACTCCGGCGGGGATCTTTCTAAAAAGTCCCTCGGTTAACGCCGGGGGCTTTTTTTTGTAACATAGCGCACATGGTGCGCTGTAGGCTGTGAGCGGAATCATAGCGGAACAGGGGTATTCGCTCTCCTGCGTTTTTTTACTTGGAAATAATGTTAGATTTTTAGCCGTGGACAGGATTAGAGAATATATCCCCAAAGATTCCCTGCTAGAGCAGTTTCTTCTTGTTGCTCTGCTCTTTCTTATCATTTGGCTTTTCAACAAGTCTTTCAAACTGTTCTTGAAACGTGCCGAAAGGCATGGCTTTGACCGCGCCGCGATTCCCTTGGTTTCTGACTTGGTCAAGTATACGACCTATGCGCTTGGGCTTTTGGTGGCGCTCAATATTTTGGGGGTGAATACCAACGGCCTCCTGGCGATGCTCGGTGCAGCGAGCCTTGCTGTGGGCCTTGCGCTTAAGGATACGCTTGCTAACATCGCGTCTGGTCTGTTGCTGCTGTTCTTGCGTCCGTTTGTTGCGGGAGACTACATCGAATGCGGTTCCATCAAGGGCAAGATTTGTGCCATCGGGCTTTTCAATACGACCCTCGAGACTTTCGAGGGCATTGCCGTGTCGGCCCCGAACAGGTCGCTCTGGGGCGCTCCTATCGTGAATTATGCCCGCAATCCCATACGCAGGCTGGATATTGAGATTGGGGTTTCTTACGACGCCTCGCTTGATGTGGTGTTCTGTGCCCTGCGCAGGATGGTTGAACAGGATACGAGTTTCCTGAAGGTTCCTCCTCCGAAATTCTTTGTAAGCAGTTATGCCGATAGTTCTATAAACGTCACGGTGTGGGTATGGGTGCGCACGTTCGAGTACTATGAACTCAAGCGAAAGTATTCCAGAATCATTAAGGATGTGCTTGACGAGCATAAGATCGAGATCCCGTTCCCGCAGCGAGTTGTCCACTTGGTGAAGGAGGGCGAGGAAGTGGCGACGTCGGGCGAACGCGTTCCTGATTTCGACGACCTTGTACAAGACGAAATTATCGTCGACGGGAAGCGTATTAGCGGCAAGTAAAGCGTAAATCCTTTTGTATCAATGCTTTTCTTGGCT
The window above is part of the Fibrobacter sp. UWR2 genome. Proteins encoded here:
- a CDS encoding mechanosensitive ion channel family protein; amino-acid sequence: MDRIREYIPKDSLLEQFLLVALLFLIIWLFNKSFKLFLKRAERHGFDRAAIPLVSDLVKYTTYALGLLVALNILGVNTNGLLAMLGAASLAVGLALKDTLANIASGLLLLFLRPFVAGDYIECGSIKGKICAIGLFNTTLETFEGIAVSAPNRSLWGAPIVNYARNPIRRLDIEIGVSYDASLDVVFCALRRMVEQDTSFLKVPPPKFFVSSYADSSINVTVWVWVRTFEYYELKRKYSRIIKDVLDEHKIEIPFPQRVVHLVKEGEEVATSGERVPDFDDLVQDEIIVDGKRISGK